One Pygocentrus nattereri isolate fPygNat1 chromosome 12, fPygNat1.pri, whole genome shotgun sequence DNA window includes the following coding sequences:
- the pus10 gene encoding putative tRNA pseudouridine synthase Pus10 produces MLSLKEKDSPIVRKLLDAGCCARCVLRFCCVGKCSSYQLPSEDINKELLAFLSEADGEQSHGAAEQTQTEDPPCKKLKLDSAPVGQDGSSEASAAHTEPNVQSEICVACLGVLQDFCDLSYTKQVCEVVRKADYKFGSLVLAVSLPAQLSVREHSCWLHIKKEVKEKSMCLDKEDVVQVKDAFKWAIQGMVGKELGTPVLTNSLFEVSVGFTHPETEADCHFLATTCSDCFKPTKNKASVFTRMAVVKALDKISDAKFLRHYPCPPVRPASKCTPLDTTCLHTSVFIAGRYNKFSRELPQTPWVIDGERRMEGSVEELIADPLLSSFRADGFNFSSSGREDVDVRTLGNGRPFAMELLNPHRAKFNGAEVRQLQEVINASSDKIRVRDLQIVTRDAMGRMKEGEEEKTKSYSALIWTKKAITNSDLDFIANIKELKIDQKTPLRVLHRRPLAVRQRVIHSMSASYLDTHHFRLQLHTQAGTYIKEFVHGDFGRTKPNLCALMESEVDILELDVESVDVDWPPAVPE; encoded by the exons ATGCTTTCGCttaaagaaaaagacagtcccATTGTCAGAAAGCTGCTGGACGCTGGCTGCTGTGCGAGATGCGTCCTCCGGTTTTGCTGCGTGGGAAAGTGTTCTTCGTATCAGCTGCCCAGTGAG GACATAAACAAAGAGCTGTTAGCTTTCCTCAGTGAGGCTGACGGTGAGCAATCCCATGGCGCCGCAGagcaaacacagactgaagatcCACCCTGTAAGAAGCTGAAGCTGGACTCGGCGCCGGTCGGACAGGACGGCAGCTCGGAGGCTTCTGCAGCGCACACTGAGCCTAATGTCCAGTCGGAGATCTGCGTGGCCTGTTTGGGGGTCCTGCAGGACTTCTGTGATCTGAGTTACACCAAACAG GTGTGTGAGGTTGTGAGAAAAGCGGACTACAAGTTTGGCAGTCTGGTGCTGGCTGTGTCTCTTCCTGCTCAGCTGTCGGTCAGAGAA CATTCCTGCTGGCTACACATCAAGAAGGAAGTCAA GGAGAAGAGCATGTGTCTGGATAAGGAGGATGTGGTTCAGGTGAAGGATGCTTTTAAGTGGGCAATACAGGGAATGGTGGGCAAAGAACTGGGAACACCTGTACTGACTAAC AGTCTGTTTGAAGTCAGTGTGGGTTTCACACACCCAGAAACAGAGGCAGACTGTCATTTCCT GGCTACAACCTGTTCTGACTGCTTCAAGCCTACTAAGAATAAAGCA tCTGTCTTTACCAGGATGGCGGTAGTGAAGGCACTAGACAAAATTTCAGATGCAAAGTTtcttag ACATTACCCCTGTCCACCTGTCAGACCAGCCAGCAAGTGCACTCCACTGGACACCACATGCCTGCATACATCTGTCTTTATAGCAG GGAGGTATAATAAGTTCTCTCGTGAGCTTCCTCAGACTCCATGGGtgatagatggagagaggaggATGGAGGGATCAGTGGAAGAGTTGATAGCTgatcctctcctctcctccttcagGGCCGATG GTTTTAACTTTTCCTCATCTGGGAGAGAAGATGTGGACGTACGAACCTTAGGGAATG GACGGCCGTTCGCTATGGAGTTACTGAACCCCCACAGAGCGAAGTTTAACGGAGCAGAGGTCAGACAGCTTCAGGAG GTGATCAATGCGTCCTCTGATAAAATACGAGTGAGGGACCTGCAGATTGTAACAAG GGATGCTATGGGCCGAATGAAGgagggagaagaggagaagactAAGTCCTACAGTGCCCTCATCTGGACCAAAAAGGCCATAACTAACAGTGATCTGGACTTTATTGCAAACATTAAG GAGCTGAAGATTGATCAGAAGACTCCTCTGAGAGTGCTGCACCGCAGGCCGCTGGCTGTCCGGCAGAGGGTCATCCACTCCATGAGCGCTAGCTACCTGGATACGCACCACTTCAGACTACAGCTGCACACGCAGGCTGGGAC CTACATAAAGGAGTTTGTTCACGGAGACTTCGGCCGCACTAAGCCCAACCTCTGCGCGCTCATGGAGTCTGAGGTGGACATTCTGGAGCTGGATGTGGAG tcaGTGGACGTGGATTGGCCACCTGCTGTACCAGAGTGA